Within the Paracoccus everestensis genome, the region GAGGCGCAGACCATGGTGACGCTGGCCCCCCATGTGGCGATCATCCCGGGCCTTTGTATCGTGCTGACCGTGCTGGGGCTGAACCTTCTGGGCGACGGGCTGCGCGATGCCCTGGACCCGCGCCTGCGGGTGATGCGGTGATCCGGCTGGACGACCTGTCCGTCGCCATCGACGGACAGCCGATCCTGGACCGTGTGTCGATGGATCTGGCGCCCCGCACCATCACCGGCCTTGTGGGCGAATCCGGCAGCGGCAAGTCCATGACCGCGCTTGCGATCATGGGTTTGCTGCCGAACCGGGCACGGGCATCGGGCCAGGCGGTGCTGGACGCAGGCAACCTGTTGACACTGCCCGAAGCCAGGATGTGCCGCATCCGGGGCGCGCGGATCGGCATGATCTTCCAGGAACCGATGACGGCTCTCAATCCGCTGATGACCATCGGCGATCAGGTGGCCGAGGTGCTGCGCATCCACCAGGGACTTGACCGCCCCGCAGCCCTGGCCCGCGCACGCGAACGGCTGGACCGCGTGGACCTGCCCAGCCGCCGATTTCCGCTGACGCTTTATCCCCATGAACTGTCCGGCGGACAGCGCCAGCGGGTCGCCATCGCCATGGCCATCGCCCTGCGTCCCGGCCTGCTGATCGCCGACGAACCCACGACGGCCCTGGACGTGACCACGCAGGCGCGAATCCTGGATCTGCTGAAGGGCCTGGTCCGGGACGAAGGCATGGCGCTGCTGCTGATCACGCATGACCTGGCGGTGGTGGCGGGCATGGCCGACCGGGTGGCGGTGATGCAGGGGGGCCGGATCGTCGAAAGCGGCCCGACCGCCGACGTGTTCCGACGCCGCAGCCATCCCCATACCCGGCAGTTGTTCGCGGCGTCGCGTCATGTTCCCGCGCGCGCCCCCCGGCCCCTGGCGGAACCGCTGGTTCAGGTAACGGATGGCGTGCGCGAATACCGCCTGGCCGATGGCGGGTTGCGCGCGCTGAACGGGGTCAGCCTGACCATCGGGCGTGGGGAAAGCGTCGGGCTGGTGGGCGAATCCGGTTGCGGGAAATCGACGCTGGCCCGCGCGATCCTGGGGCTGGATCCCTTGCAGGCTGGGCATATCCGGCTGGATGGGCAGGATGTGACGGCCGGCCGCCGGATGCCGGCCCGGTTGCGCGCGCGGATGCAGGCGGTGTTCCAGGATCCCTTTGGCAGCTTCAACCCCCGCTGGCAGGTGGACCGCCTGCTGGCCGAACCCTTTCACCTGACCGGTCGCCCGCCCGACTGGCGCGACCGCGTGGCCGCCGCGCTGTCCGAGGTGGGCTTGCAGCCCGACGACGCGCGCAAGTTCATCCATGAATTCTCGGGCGGGCAGCGTCAGCGCCTGGCCATCGCCCGCGCCCTGATCATCCGCCCCGCCTTGATCATCCTGGACGAGGCCGTCAGCGCCCTGGATGTCCGCGTCCGCGCGCAGGTTCTGGACCTGCTGGCGCGGCTGCAGGCCGATCACGGATTGTCCTATCTGTTCATCAGCCACGACCTGTCGGTGGTGCGCGGCATGACGGACCGTATCCTGGTCATGCAGGCAGGCCAGATCATCGAGGAAGGTCCACCGGACCAGATCATCGACGCCCCCCGGCACGATCATACGCGCGCCCTGGTGGCAGCGATCCCGCGAATCCCCCCGGACTGGGCCTAGCTCAGGTAACCGCCATCCGCGTCATCGCCCGATTCCTCGACCAGGCGGCCATAATCGGGCAGGATGATGGCACGCTTGCCCGCCAGTTCGATCACGCCGTCGCGTTTCAGCGCGCTGACCTGGCGGCTGACGGTTTCCAGCGTCAAGCCCAGGTAATCGGCCATTGCCTCGCGCGTCAGGGGCAGTTCGATGCGCATCCGCCCGCCCGGATTGCGCTTCAGCAGCGCGGCTTCGCGCCGGGCGATGATGGCGATAAAGGACGCGATCTTTTCCCGCGCGGTCTTGCGGCCCAGCAGCAGCATCCATTCGCGCGCCGCGTCCAGTTCGTCCAGCGTCATTTCCAGCAGCCGGTGCGCGACATGGGGCGTGGTGCGCATCATGTCCTCGAACGGCTTGCGGCGGAAACAGCACAAGACGACCTTGGTGGCGGCCACGGCATTATAGGCGGCGATTTCCCGTTTCGGGCGGCCCAGGAAATCGCTGGGCAGCAGCAGGCCCACCATCTGCGTGCGCCCGTCCTCCAGCGTCTGCGTCAGCGCCGCCACCCCGGTCACGACCGAACCCACGAATTCCATCCGCTCGCCTTCCCAGACGATCGGCTGGCCTGGTTCGAAGGAACGATAGAACTTCATCCCTTCCAGCAGCGAAAGCTCGTCCGTTTCGCACTGCGCGCAGACGGCGCGATAGCGGATGGGACAGTCGCCGCAGCGTTCACCGCCGTCCTGACGGACGGATTTCTGATTGATCTGGGTCAAGGCAATCTCGCGCGTTTCCATCTAATCCTAACCGCATGAGCAATGTTTCGCAACTAAAGCGGTTGGGCCTGTTCGATTCGCGCGTTCCGCGCTACACGAGCTATCCCCCCGCGACACAATTCAAAACCGGCGTGAACGCCAATATGGTCACGGGCTGGCTTGATTCCATCCCCGAGGGCGCGGCGATCTCGCTGTATCTGCACGTGCCGTTCTGCCGCAGGCTGTGCTGGTTCTGCGCCTGCCGGACGCAGGGCACCCAGACGCTGGACCCGGTCATTGCCTATGTGGACACGGTCCTGGCGGAACTGGCGCTGCTACGCCGGCACCTGCCGCGCGGGGTGCGGCTGTCGCGGCTGCACTGGGGCGGGGGCACGCCCACGCTGCTGCCGCCCGACCAGATGCGTCGCGTGGCGGATGCGATCTTCGACGTGGTGCCGATGGCCGAGGGGGGCGAGTTTTCGGTCGAGATCGACCCGTCGGAAATCGACGCGCCGCGCATGGCCGCGCTTGCGGCATCGGGGATGAACCGCGCGTCCATCGGGGTGCAGGACTTCGATCCGAAGATCCAAGAAGCCATCGGGCGGATGCAGTCCTTCGAGCTGACCGGCCAGGCGGTCGATCTGATCCGCAGCCACGATATCGCCAGCCTGAATGCCGACATCCTTTATGGCCTGCCCCATCAGGACCGGAACCGAATTTCGGAAACCGTGCAAAAGCTGCTGGCCCTGTCGCCCGACCGGGTGGCGCTTTACGGCTATGCCCATGTGCCGTGGATGTCCAAGCGCCAGGTGATGATCCCCGAGGATGCCCTGCCCGGCAACGAGGACCGGCTGACCCTGTTCAACACCGCCCGCGACCTGTTCGTGGCCGATGGCTATGCCGAGATCGGGATCGACCACTTCGCCCGTCCCGGCGACGGGCTGGCCCTGGCGCAAAGGGCGGGCCAGTTGCGGCGCAATTTCCAGGGCTATACCGACGACCGGGCCGAGGTGCTGCTGGGGATGGGGGCGTCGTCGATTTCCCGCTTCCCGCAGGGCTATGCGCAGAACGCCCCCGCGACCGGCGCCTATACCGGCCATGTGCGCGAAGGGCGCCTGCCCTATACCAAGGGTCATGCCTTCACCCCCGAGGATCACTGGCGCGGCCGGATGATCGAGCAGTTGATGTGCGATTTCCGCGTCGATGCCGAGGAAATGGTGCGCGATTACGGCCTGACGCCCGCCCGCCTGCAACAGGTCTTCGACCCCGTGATCGCCCAGTTCGGCAACATGGTCGAGGTCGGTCCCTGGGGCCTGCGGATCACGCCGGAAGGCCGTCCGCTGGCGCGCATGGTGGCCAACATGATGGACAGCTATATGGCCGCGCCGACCAGCCATTCGTCCGCCGTGTGAATCCCGCGCGGTGCGTGCAAGCACGCACCCTACGAGTGATCGTGCGCCTTGTGATCCGCGCAACCTTCGGGCGGCTCGATCTCGATGGTGGCATGGGCTATGCCGTGTTCATGGGCCATCAATTCCTTGGCCGCGCGGGTGATCGCGAAATGATCGCCTTGGCCCACCACCAGGTGGACCGATGCCGCCGCGCGTGTCTCGTCAATCTGCCACAGGTGCAGGTGATGGGCATCGCTGACGCCCGGCAGCGCGCGCAGGGCTGACAGGACGGCGCCCGGATCGCTGCCGGGCGGCGCGGCCAGCATCAGGGTGCGGAAGACCGGGCCGATCTCGATCCCGATATGCCACAGGATCACGATGGAAATCACCAAGGTCAGGATCGGGTCCGCCAGATTCCAGCCAAAGGCCCAGATCAGCGCCCCGCCCAGGATCACCGCGACCGACACGCCCGCATCGGCCAGGTTGTGCAGGAAGGCCGCGCGGATATTGGCGCTGTCCTTGGCCGCCCGCCAGACAAACGCGGCGGTGGCCAGATCGACGACCACGGCAAAGGCGGCAAGCCCCATGACCAGACCGCCCGCGACCTGAGGGGGGTCGGACAAGCGGCCAAGCGCCTCGACCGCCAGCCAGACGGATATGGCGATCAGCGCCAGGTAATTGACGAAGGCCGCGACGATTTCCGCCCGGCCCCAGCCAAAGGACCAGTCGGGCGTGGCCGCCCTGCGCGACAGGCGGCGCGCGCCGAAGGCCAGCACAAGCGCCAGGGCGTCGGACAGGTTGTGGATTCCGTCCGCGATCAGCGCGGTGGAATCCGCCGCATAGCCGCCCGCGATCTGCGCCGCCGTCAGCGCCAGGTTGACGATGACCGCCCAGCCGATCGCCGCGTCGCCGTGGTGGCCATGACCGTGCGAATGGCTGTGGCCGTGGCCCATCAATGGGCCTCGGCCCAGTTCGCGCCCTGGCCCGCATCGACGACCAGCGGCACGGACAGCTTCACGGCGGGATCGGCGGCGCCCTCCATCACCGCGCGCGCAGCGACGAT harbors:
- a CDS encoding ABC transporter ATP-binding protein, which codes for MIRLDDLSVAIDGQPILDRVSMDLAPRTITGLVGESGSGKSMTALAIMGLLPNRARASGQAVLDAGNLLTLPEARMCRIRGARIGMIFQEPMTALNPLMTIGDQVAEVLRIHQGLDRPAALARARERLDRVDLPSRRFPLTLYPHELSGGQRQRVAIAMAIALRPGLLIADEPTTALDVTTQARILDLLKGLVRDEGMALLLITHDLAVVAGMADRVAVMQGGRIVESGPTADVFRRRSHPHTRQLFAASRHVPARAPRPLAEPLVQVTDGVREYRLADGGLRALNGVSLTIGRGESVGLVGESGCGKSTLARAILGLDPLQAGHIRLDGQDVTAGRRMPARLRARMQAVFQDPFGSFNPRWQVDRLLAEPFHLTGRPPDWRDRVAAALSEVGLQPDDARKFIHEFSGGQRQRLAIARALIIRPALIILDEAVSALDVRVRAQVLDLLARLQADHGLSYLFISHDLSVVRGMTDRILVMQAGQIIEEGPPDQIIDAPRHDHTRALVAAIPRIPPDWA
- the fnrL gene encoding transcriptional regulator FnrL encodes the protein MTQINQKSVRQDGGERCGDCPIRYRAVCAQCETDELSLLEGMKFYRSFEPGQPIVWEGERMEFVGSVVTGVAALTQTLEDGRTQMVGLLLPSDFLGRPKREIAAYNAVAATKVVLCCFRRKPFEDMMRTTPHVAHRLLEMTLDELDAAREWMLLLGRKTAREKIASFIAIIARREAALLKRNPGGRMRIELPLTREAMADYLGLTLETVSRQVSALKRDGVIELAGKRAIILPDYGRLVEESGDDADGGYLS
- the hemN gene encoding oxygen-independent coproporphyrinogen III oxidase yields the protein MSNVSQLKRLGLFDSRVPRYTSYPPATQFKTGVNANMVTGWLDSIPEGAAISLYLHVPFCRRLCWFCACRTQGTQTLDPVIAYVDTVLAELALLRRHLPRGVRLSRLHWGGGTPTLLPPDQMRRVADAIFDVVPMAEGGEFSVEIDPSEIDAPRMAALAASGMNRASIGVQDFDPKIQEAIGRMQSFELTGQAVDLIRSHDIASLNADILYGLPHQDRNRISETVQKLLALSPDRVALYGYAHVPWMSKRQVMIPEDALPGNEDRLTLFNTARDLFVADGYAEIGIDHFARPGDGLALAQRAGQLRRNFQGYTDDRAEVLLGMGASSISRFPQGYAQNAPATGAYTGHVREGRLPYTKGHAFTPEDHWRGRMIEQLMCDFRVDAEEMVRDYGLTPARLQQVFDPVIAQFGNMVEVGPWGLRITPEGRPLARMVANMMDSYMAAPTSHSSAV
- a CDS encoding cation diffusion facilitator family transporter; the protein is MGHGHSHSHGHGHHGDAAIGWAVIVNLALTAAQIAGGYAADSTALIADGIHNLSDALALVLAFGARRLSRRAATPDWSFGWGRAEIVAAFVNYLALIAISVWLAVEALGRLSDPPQVAGGLVMGLAAFAVVVDLATAAFVWRAAKDSANIRAAFLHNLADAGVSVAVILGGALIWAFGWNLADPILTLVISIVILWHIGIEIGPVFRTLMLAAPPGSDPGAVLSALRALPGVSDAHHLHLWQIDETRAAASVHLVVGQGDHFAITRAAKELMAHEHGIAHATIEIEPPEGCADHKAHDHS